From Companilactobacillus heilongjiangensis, one genomic window encodes:
- a CDS encoding glycerophosphoryl diester phosphodiesterase membrane domain-containing protein: MGSLRELRYQNRNFWKYFWKYGQIIILIQLSINFIFVPILNAMANGINYLGNVNYISYSNAIDLITHKPLVVLGLIFVLLIILLLVFAQFTLMLVSFQAIKSNASLSWWDYLKSVSKNLFGLPFKAFGFFLLYFLIITPFGSLGMSSTLLSKVKVPQFIIDWLFQEHLPLGLLLIAVYLVIFYIGLRWLFVLPMMIFENKDIKDAIKRSWHMTQGKMLYYLGLFLGLVVIVALFVMISNGFFVGMQAIVDNLSFLKVIDFPMAVINMTIIRLLNYVVSLYAAGMSVLILLSHTHTHYFYPRRKHRSHKWFWGILGTVFAISFIGYNSFYFNDLFLTPPLTISHRGVDDGNGVQNTIQSLEATAKEKPDYIEMDVQETKDHQFVVFHDNTLKGLAGINKRPSQMTLDELTQTQIHENGKVTHIASFDDYLATSTRLHQKLLVELKSVPGNKKDFVKLFAKKYQKQLLKNKAMVHSLNYNYIEETKNLIPKITTSYILPFNLFGVPFTNANAFTMEYTTLNQSFIDNAHLQQKKVFAWTANDEESMDRMIFMGADGVITDNLTELQTENDDLFKHATYTKRMAAYISQMQDPFE; encoded by the coding sequence ATGGGGTCACTTCGTGAATTACGTTATCAAAACCGTAATTTCTGGAAATATTTCTGGAAATACGGTCAAATTATTATTTTGATTCAATTAAGTATTAATTTTATTTTCGTGCCGATATTAAACGCCATGGCTAATGGCATCAACTATCTCGGCAATGTTAATTATATTTCTTATAGCAACGCAATCGACTTGATTACTCACAAGCCGTTGGTCGTTCTCGGGCTGATTTTTGTTTTATTAATAATACTGTTGCTGGTTTTCGCCCAGTTCACGTTAATGCTAGTCAGTTTTCAAGCTATCAAATCCAATGCCAGTTTGAGTTGGTGGGATTATCTCAAGAGTGTCAGTAAAAATCTCTTCGGTCTTCCCTTCAAAGCTTTCGGATTTTTCCTACTATATTTCCTAATTATCACGCCATTCGGCAGCTTGGGCATGTCCTCCACGCTTTTGAGCAAAGTTAAAGTTCCCCAATTTATTATTGATTGGTTATTTCAAGAACATTTACCATTAGGACTGCTTCTAATTGCTGTTTATCTCGTAATTTTTTATATTGGATTACGTTGGCTCTTCGTTTTGCCAATGATGATTTTTGAAAATAAAGATATCAAAGATGCTATCAAACGCAGTTGGCACATGACTCAAGGTAAAATGCTTTATTACTTGGGGCTTTTCTTAGGATTGGTTGTCATCGTTGCCCTTTTTGTCATGATTAGTAACGGATTTTTCGTTGGTATGCAGGCAATTGTCGACAATCTTTCATTCCTAAAAGTTATCGACTTTCCAATGGCAGTCATCAATATGACTATCATTCGATTGCTAAATTACGTTGTAAGTTTGTACGCTGCTGGCATGTCCGTCTTGATTCTGCTCAGCCACACGCACACACATTACTTCTATCCTCGAAGAAAACATCGCAGTCACAAATGGTTCTGGGGTATTTTGGGAACAGTTTTTGCAATCTCATTTATCGGATACAATTCATTTTACTTCAATGATTTATTTTTGACTCCACCATTAACAATTTCTCACCGTGGTGTTGACGATGGCAATGGTGTCCAAAATACTATTCAATCGCTCGAAGCCACTGCTAAAGAAAAGCCAGATTATATTGAGATGGACGTTCAAGAAACTAAAGATCATCAATTTGTCGTTTTCCATGACAACACGCTTAAAGGTTTGGCCGGCATCAACAAGCGACCTAGCCAGATGACTTTGGATGAATTGACCCAAACACAGATTCACGAAAATGGTAAAGTCACCCACATCGCCAGTTTTGACGATTACTTGGCAACATCAACGCGCCTACATCAAAAACTGTTGGTCGAACTGAAATCTGTTCCTGGTAATAAGAAGGATTTTGTAAAACTATTTGCTAAAAAATATCAAAAACAACTCTTAAAAAATAAGGCTATGGTTCACTCTTTGAATTATAACTATATCGAGGAAACCAAAAATCTGATTCCAAAAATCACCACCAGTTATATCTTGCCGTTCAATCTTTTCGGCGTTCCATTCACCAATGCCAATGCTTTCACCATGGAGTACACAACTCTAAATCAATCATTCATCGACAATGCCCATCTGCAACAAAAGAAAGTCTTTGCTTGGACCGCTAACGATGAAGAATCCATGGATCGAATGATTTTCATGGGCGCTGACGGCGTTATAACGGACAACTTAACTGAATTGCAAACGGAAAATGACGACTTATTCAAACACGCTACTTACACTAAACGTATGGCCGCCTATATTTCACAGATGCAAGATCCATTTGAATAA
- a CDS encoding winged helix-turn-helix transcriptional regulator: MEEKNYHMSMDLTLSVINGKWKSMILCHLGKQPMRNGELLRKISGISQKVLTQQLNELIDDKIVQRVSYPVLPLCVQYSLTEEGKSLQKVLIDMSIWGRKHAAKMAGEGQNISFKHTDYDGYINMETPKKDVDQRMAE, from the coding sequence ATGGAAGAAAAAAATTATCATATGAGCATGGATCTGACTCTTTCAGTTATTAACGGAAAGTGGAAATCCATGATTCTATGCCACTTAGGTAAGCAACCAATGCGCAATGGTGAACTGCTACGTAAGATTTCTGGAATCAGTCAGAAGGTTTTGACACAACAGTTGAACGAATTGATCGACGATAAGATTGTTCAAAGAGTAAGTTATCCTGTTTTGCCACTTTGCGTGCAATATTCGTTGACGGAAGAGGGCAAATCATTGCAAAAAGTTCTGATTGATATGTCGATTTGGGGCCGAAAACATGCTGCTAAAATGGCTGGTGAAGGTCAGAATATTTCGTTCAAACATACCGATTACGATGGATATATAAATATGGAGACACCAAAAAAGGACGTTGATCAGCGAATGGCTGAATAG
- a CDS encoding sensor histidine kinase, translated as MKFLEKHILFPKRFGIIPYFWVFSLISLSSETLLKHGFDWILFSLLLLFLKLYRDGYVINRWLPVQITGQLLITTYLVYQYGLGTLFIYTAWEIGSLPFKKSQFYKYTALYLVFSVFCILGNIIYNFEQYQFFGIIITMFFAIGSPFAARSLGNSYRRLYSLKQNNKRLETIIKQQERERIAKDLHDNLGQSFSVITLKAELADKLIDKSPNQARQEIKDIATTSRASLTMVRKIVSNLNQKSIAEAMIEEEHNLRLVNIMQSSNNEKISINWPIKVQTVLAAIIKEASTNIIRYSQAHIATFNFNEDDDNYYLSIKDDGIGYQKNQQDSFGIQGMAQRLSNINGTITIVSSSGITLKIQIKKDK; from the coding sequence ATGAAATTTTTGGAAAAACATATTTTATTTCCTAAACGATTCGGTATTATTCCCTACTTTTGGGTATTTTCTTTGATATCATTATCCAGTGAAACCTTACTTAAACATGGGTTTGACTGGATTTTGTTTTCGTTATTATTGCTTTTTTTAAAATTATACCGTGATGGTTATGTAATAAACCGCTGGCTACCAGTTCAAATAACTGGTCAATTACTTATAACGACCTATCTAGTCTACCAATATGGCTTAGGAACCCTTTTTATTTATACAGCCTGGGAAATTGGTTCATTACCATTCAAAAAAAGTCAATTTTACAAATATACTGCCCTCTATTTGGTCTTCAGCGTATTTTGTATCCTTGGCAACATAATCTATAATTTCGAGCAATACCAATTTTTTGGAATTATTATCACGATGTTTTTCGCTATTGGATCTCCTTTTGCCGCACGCTCACTAGGAAACAGCTACCGCCGCTTGTATAGTTTAAAGCAAAACAATAAGCGTTTGGAGACTATTATTAAACAGCAAGAACGTGAACGAATTGCCAAAGATTTACATGACAATCTCGGTCAATCTTTCTCAGTGATTACTTTGAAGGCTGAATTGGCTGACAAATTAATAGATAAAAGTCCTAATCAAGCACGACAAGAAATCAAAGATATCGCAACAACTTCAAGAGCAAGCCTAACCATGGTGCGAAAAATTGTCAGTAATTTGAATCAGAAGTCAATTGCCGAAGCAATGATTGAAGAGGAACACAACCTACGTCTAGTCAATATCATGCAAAGCTCGAATAACGAAAAAATCTCTATCAACTGGCCCATCAAAGTTCAAACTGTTTTAGCAGCCATTATTAAAGAAGCATCAACTAATATTATCCGCTATAGCCAAGCTCATATTGCTACATTTAATTTTAATGAAGACGACGATAATTACTATCTATCCATTAAAGATGACGGCATTGGCTATCAAAAAAATCAACAAGACTCATTTGGTATCCAAGGTATGGCACAACGGTTATCTAACATTAACGGCACAATCACAATTGTATCAAGTTCAGGCATCACCCTAAAAATCCAGATTAAAAAGGACAAGTAA
- a CDS encoding cupredoxin domain-containing protein, with product MARILVLIACLAMIGFIFWWFFGKHEVASATAAIDDNKQSVDVEVKGGYSPEVVTLKKGVPATLNFTRKDASSCLDRVVFSDFGINKELPQNEQQSIEIDTSKPGEYQWACGMDMFHGKIIVK from the coding sequence ATGGCAAGAATTTTAGTTTTGATAGCGTGTTTAGCAATGATTGGTTTTATTTTCTGGTGGTTCTTCGGTAAACATGAAGTTGCCAGTGCCACAGCAGCAATCGATGACAACAAGCAAAGTGTCGATGTTGAGGTTAAGGGTGGTTATTCACCTGAAGTTGTTACTTTGAAAAAGGGCGTTCCAGCAACGTTGAATTTCACGAGAAAAGATGCTTCTAGTTGCTTGGATCGGGTTGTCTTTTCCGATTTTGGGATCAACAAGGAATTGCCACAAAACGAACAACAATCGATTGAAATCGATACAAGTAAGCCTGGCGAATATCAATGGGCTTGTGGAATGGATATGTTCCACGGAAAAATTATCGTAAAGTAA
- a CDS encoding ABC transporter permease, producing the protein MSSFIYQVQINFKRIILRNKRFFFFDIVLPILFYILYSKIFVGNAAQTELKVWQLNYLISMIIYGCLLGSTITVANTLLEDQTSHFDTLSRLTPLPRWKYYLSRVIIFLLLNLIAAVGICITGILINHLSLPIKTWSFIILATIIGTIPLIFIGILISLSGNPATVNLLNNLVTFPLAIISGLWMPINAMPKWLQSIGKLTPTFQLSNIDKALLNSKSIDISSIIGIILWFLILIVGTLLVIKYQKHRELTFA; encoded by the coding sequence ATGAGTAGTTTTATTTATCAAGTTCAAATAAATTTTAAACGTATCATCCTTCGTAACAAGCGCTTCTTTTTCTTTGATATTGTTCTGCCAATTTTATTCTATATTTTGTACTCTAAAATATTTGTCGGAAACGCTGCTCAAACTGAATTGAAAGTCTGGCAATTGAATTATCTTATCAGCATGATTATTTACGGCTGTTTACTAGGTTCCACAATCACTGTTGCTAATACACTACTGGAAGATCAGACTAGTCATTTTGATACGCTCTCTCGCCTAACACCCTTGCCTAGATGGAAATATTATTTGTCACGTGTGATTATTTTTCTACTATTAAATCTAATCGCTGCTGTCGGTATTTGCATAACTGGAATTTTAATTAACCATTTATCATTACCAATCAAAACTTGGTCTTTCATCATCTTAGCAACAATTATTGGCACTATTCCACTTATTTTTATAGGTATTCTCATTTCTCTATCTGGAAATCCAGCAACTGTGAACTTACTAAATAATCTGGTCACCTTCCCTTTAGCCATTATTAGTGGACTGTGGATGCCTATAAACGCCATGCCTAAATGGCTCCAAAGCATTGGTAAATTAACCCCCACTTTTCAATTATCCAATATTGATAAAGCCCTGCTTAATAGTAAATCAATAGACATTTCGTCCATTATAGGCATTATACTTTGGTTCCTTATTCTAATTGTGGGAACCTTACTAGTAATAAAGTATCAAAAACATCGGGAGTTGACCTTCGCATGA
- a CDS encoding ABC transporter ATP-binding protein, whose translation MTSLISVNHLNKSYGKKEVLHDINFDVSNQQIIALIGENGAGKSTLINILLNLISASSGTVNLLDSSKDLHEHIGVMMQQNISITRITVKEILKLTQSYYQHPYPYEDLIKLAGLKDLENSEMPKLSGGQKRRLSFALAVAGNPDLLFLDEPTAGMDSQSRTKFWQTIIDMKRQHKTIFVTSHYLAELESVADRIMILQNKSINFDGTLADLRNLEGEKLIEFDSELTPEIFQSLSEIIAFKHMGKHYQLTTKTAESLIKELTPYLTAIKNLQVKQNSLDSLFINFNKEGAQHE comes from the coding sequence ATGACCTCATTAATCAGTGTTAATCATTTAAACAAAAGCTATGGTAAAAAGGAAGTTTTACATGATATTAATTTTGACGTCTCTAATCAACAAATTATCGCTTTAATTGGTGAAAATGGTGCTGGTAAATCAACCCTAATCAATATCTTGCTTAACTTAATTTCTGCCAGCTCGGGAACAGTTAATCTTTTAGATTCTTCAAAAGATTTACATGAACATATTGGTGTTATGATGCAACAAAATATTTCAATTACACGAATTACCGTGAAGGAAATTTTGAAACTGACACAAAGTTATTATCAACATCCATACCCTTACGAGGACTTAATTAAATTAGCTGGTTTAAAGGATTTAGAAAATTCAGAAATGCCCAAATTATCAGGTGGGCAAAAGCGACGATTATCTTTTGCTTTAGCAGTTGCGGGAAATCCCGATCTCTTATTTCTCGACGAACCAACGGCCGGTATGGATAGTCAAAGTCGCACAAAGTTCTGGCAAACTATTATTGATATGAAAAGACAACATAAAACTATCTTTGTAACCAGCCATTACCTAGCTGAATTAGAGTCGGTAGCTGACCGGATTATGATTTTACAAAATAAATCGATTAATTTTGATGGGACTTTAGCTGATTTACGTAATTTAGAAGGCGAAAAACTAATTGAATTTGATAGTGAATTGACACCCGAAATTTTCCAATCCCTATCAGAAATCATCGCTTTCAAACATATGGGAAAACATTATCAACTGACAACTAAAACTGCCGAATCATTAATTAAAGAATTAACTCCATATTTAACTGCCATCAAAAATCTACAAGTTAAACAAAATTCACTTGATTCACTATTTATCAACTTTAATAAGGAAGGTGCTCAACATGAGTAG
- a CDS encoding copper-translocating P-type ATPase, giving the protein MTITKRFWISLIFSIPMLIGMILMPFGIMVPGSEWIQFVLTTIVMAVAARPFVDSAWASFKKHHSNMDTLVAIGTVTAYIYSIYAMITHQPVFFESAAFVVTFVLLGQVFEERMRNNASNAIEELVDLQAKDAEVMRNGQIVKVPLSEIVVGDVLRVKPGQKIAVDGEITEGSSTVDESMVTGESMPVAKNIGDKVIGSTMNSNGTFMFKAEKVGSDTMLSQIVELVKKAQNSHAPIQNLTDKVSEIFVPVVLSLSILTFLVWYVFLGATVANALIFAVSVVVIACPCALGLATPTALMVGTGRGAKMGILIKNGEVLEEVNDVKTVVFDKTGTITKGKPEVTDIVGDKKQVLSIAAALEESSEHPLATAILDKANSDKIEASTVSDFQAIEGKGVSATIDGQQAFVGNDKLLNDIKIDSELNEQMIRLQNEAKTVVFVGMDQTIIGLIAIQDAPKETSKSAIATLKARGLRTVMLTGDNKRVAQAIAQEVGIDEVIADVLPGDKADHVEALQKNGKVAFVGDGINDAPALTMADVGIAMGSGTDIAIESGGIVLMKNDLRDVAKALELSRKTFNRIKLNLFWAFVYNVLGIPVAAGIFYAIGLTLSPELAGLAMAFSSLSVVTSSVLLNKAKISSDVEIA; this is encoded by the coding sequence ATGACGATTACAAAACGTTTTTGGATTTCATTAATTTTTTCAATTCCGATGTTAATTGGGATGATTTTGATGCCTTTTGGAATTATGGTTCCGGGCAGCGAATGGATTCAGTTTGTCCTAACAACTATCGTGATGGCGGTTGCAGCTCGTCCATTCGTTGATAGTGCCTGGGCATCATTTAAAAAGCACCATTCAAATATGGATACTTTGGTCGCTATTGGGACGGTCACAGCCTATATTTACAGTATTTACGCAATGATTACTCATCAACCAGTCTTCTTCGAAAGTGCAGCCTTTGTTGTCACATTCGTTTTGTTGGGACAAGTTTTCGAGGAAAGAATGCGGAACAATGCTTCCAATGCGATTGAAGAGTTAGTTGATTTACAGGCCAAAGATGCGGAAGTTATGCGTAATGGTCAAATTGTTAAAGTACCTCTATCAGAAATTGTGGTCGGTGACGTTCTTCGAGTTAAACCGGGCCAAAAGATTGCCGTTGATGGTGAAATCACTGAGGGTAGCTCAACTGTTGACGAATCGATGGTTACCGGTGAGAGTATGCCAGTTGCCAAAAATATTGGTGATAAAGTTATCGGTTCAACTATGAACAGCAACGGAACTTTTATGTTCAAAGCTGAAAAGGTTGGTTCAGATACAATGCTTTCGCAAATTGTTGAATTGGTTAAAAAGGCTCAAAACAGTCATGCCCCAATTCAAAATTTAACCGATAAAGTATCGGAAATCTTTGTTCCGGTAGTTTTGAGTTTATCGATTTTAACATTCTTAGTTTGGTACGTTTTCCTTGGTGCTACCGTAGCTAATGCCTTAATTTTTGCAGTATCAGTAGTGGTCATTGCTTGTCCATGTGCGTTAGGTTTAGCGACTCCAACTGCTTTAATGGTTGGAACTGGTCGTGGTGCTAAAATGGGTATCTTGATCAAAAACGGTGAAGTTCTTGAAGAAGTAAACGATGTTAAGACAGTTGTCTTTGATAAAACTGGAACAATTACTAAAGGTAAGCCTGAGGTAACTGATATTGTCGGCGATAAGAAGCAAGTTTTGAGTATTGCGGCTGCGCTTGAAGAATCTTCTGAACATCCATTAGCTACTGCCATTTTGGACAAAGCTAATTCGGATAAGATTGAAGCTTCAACAGTTAGTGATTTCCAAGCTATTGAAGGTAAGGGAGTTTCTGCCACAATCGATGGACAGCAAGCCTTTGTCGGAAATGATAAATTATTAAATGATATTAAAATTGATTCTGAATTGAATGAACAAATGATTCGTTTGCAAAATGAAGCTAAGACAGTTGTCTTTGTCGGAATGGATCAAACAATTATTGGTTTGATTGCTATTCAAGATGCTCCGAAAGAAACATCTAAGTCAGCTATTGCCACTTTGAAAGCACGTGGTTTGAGAACTGTTATGTTGACGGGTGATAACAAACGTGTTGCCCAAGCAATTGCTCAAGAAGTTGGTATTGACGAAGTTATTGCGGACGTTTTACCTGGTGATAAGGCTGATCATGTTGAAGCGTTGCAGAAGAATGGAAAAGTTGCCTTTGTCGGTGACGGTATCAATGATGCGCCTGCTTTAACAATGGCTGACGTCGGAATTGCCATGGGTTCAGGAACGGATATTGCGATTGAATCTGGTGGAATCGTCTTGATGAAGAATGACTTGCGTGATGTTGCGAAAGCTTTGGAATTGAGTCGAAAGACATTCAACCGTATTAAATTGAATTTGTTCTGGGCATTTGTTTATAACGTCTTGGGAATTCCTGTTGCTGCTGGGATTTTCTACGCTATTGGATTGACGCTCAGCCCTGAATTGGCGGGATTGGCTATGGCATTCAGTTCATTGTCAGTTGTGACAAGTTCAGTACTTTTGAATAAAGCTAAAATTTCTAGTGATGTTGAAATTGCATAG
- a CDS encoding response regulator transcription factor: MTTIFLAEDQKLLNTALATLLSLEDDLEVIGTSTDGEDALSSIITKNPDVAILDIEMPKLSGLDVAQQIHLLRLPIKVIILTTFANAQYFAQAVAADVNGYLLKDNPTEQLVKAIHEVLDGKTIFSPELVSTIISAEKNPLTKRELDVLKEIKTGKSSKDIAKAVFLSEGTVRNYISSILSKTGTSSRIEALNVAEKNKWI, from the coding sequence ATGACAACAATTTTTCTGGCAGAAGATCAAAAGCTTTTGAATACCGCACTGGCAACGTTACTAAGTTTAGAAGATGACCTCGAAGTCATTGGCACTTCTACAGACGGAGAGGATGCTTTATCATCAATCATCACTAAAAATCCTGACGTTGCTATTCTTGATATCGAGATGCCTAAACTATCAGGATTAGACGTCGCCCAACAAATTCATTTACTCAGACTGCCAATCAAAGTCATTATTTTAACGACATTTGCTAATGCACAATATTTTGCTCAAGCCGTTGCAGCGGACGTTAACGGATATTTATTGAAAGATAATCCGACCGAACAGTTAGTCAAAGCAATTCATGAGGTCCTAGATGGGAAAACAATTTTCTCACCAGAATTAGTTTCGACGATTATTTCAGCTGAAAAGAATCCCTTAACGAAACGTGAATTAGATGTTCTAAAAGAGATTAAAACTGGAAAAAGCAGTAAGGATATTGCTAAAGCAGTCTTTTTGTCAGAAGGAACAGTTAGAAATTATATTTCTTCTATTCTTAGTAAGACGGGAACTTCTTCACGAATTGAAGCTTTGAATGTCGCTGAGAAGAATAAATGGATTTAA
- a CDS encoding nucleoid-associated protein: MRILNVIDHILDKDSGNVVLSQKEIAKDNLEISNYVEKVIDKFEKSEYVELELSRIPMLEQFWNGRDDFQKLTEKFALDYFDSIKVNEKIPGGDLLFFNVELENLSQMIGIAKLDYTQRYIHNVEYDEDVLVNNIVQNNSILPSPSQGVKNMLLIDGDKIQLREQQYTGASGKWLMSRDFLNVAAVPIKVSNNVKQIKKSIQKISEKYDDGDDFTITSKTQQAIHDSIETDGVIDNDYIADVVFDQKEEAKAEFKDQLAKKAIEPVVTVPNVDYFEKKYERQKIKLDNGIEINVPISLLKNRDAIEFETNPDGSTSVVIKNIGSLKSQF; the protein is encoded by the coding sequence ATGCGAATTCTAAATGTGATTGACCATATCTTGGATAAGGACTCCGGCAACGTTGTTTTGTCGCAAAAAGAGATTGCTAAGGATAACCTTGAAATTTCCAATTACGTTGAAAAAGTGATTGATAAATTTGAAAAAAGTGAATATGTAGAGTTAGAGCTATCACGTATTCCGATGCTCGAACAGTTCTGGAATGGGCGTGACGATTTTCAAAAACTGACGGAAAAATTTGCGTTGGATTATTTTGACAGTATCAAGGTCAATGAAAAAATTCCCGGTGGCGACTTGTTGTTCTTTAACGTCGAACTAGAGAACTTGAGCCAAATGATTGGGATTGCCAAGTTGGATTACACTCAGCGCTATATCCATAACGTTGAGTATGACGAGGATGTTTTGGTTAATAACATCGTTCAAAACAATAGTATCCTGCCATCGCCTAGTCAGGGGGTCAAGAACATGCTCCTGATTGATGGCGATAAAATTCAGTTACGTGAACAGCAGTACACGGGTGCCAGTGGTAAGTGGCTGATGTCGCGGGATTTTCTTAACGTTGCGGCGGTTCCCATCAAAGTTTCGAACAACGTTAAGCAGATCAAAAAATCGATTCAAAAAATTTCGGAAAAGTACGATGACGGGGATGACTTCACCATCACGTCCAAGACACAGCAGGCGATTCATGACAGTATCGAGACGGATGGCGTCATTGATAATGATTATATCGCCGACGTGGTGTTTGACCAGAAAGAAGAAGCTAAAGCAGAATTTAAGGACCAACTGGCCAAAAAGGCGATTGAACCAGTCGTTACCGTCCCCAACGTGGATTATTTTGAAAAGAAATATGAGCGTCAAAAGATCAAGTTAGATAATGGGATTGAAATCAACGTGCCGATTAGCTTGTTGAAGAATCGGGATGCGATTGAGTTTGAAACGAATCCGGATGGCAGTACTTCGGTGGTGATTAAGAATATTGGGAGTTTGAAGAGTCAGTTTTAG
- a CDS encoding pentapeptide repeat-containing protein has product MDHPKISEDYLESASFFDIFNEEDYFLHDKTVEGEFVEKQIINHPIIEKTIFEHVTFSECDFDKLELTDVIFKGCDLSNCLLTKASLYRVEFQNCKMIGVNLDKSYFNNVLFKNCLMDLGNINQANLKETSFESSSLKDMSFNENKLKQVFFDDCDLNKMTILSTKLKGMDFSSCRFETIDIEESGIKGLKVNAEQATFLARYFLGIKVSY; this is encoded by the coding sequence ATGGACCATCCCAAAATCAGTGAAGACTATCTGGAGTCGGCATCATTCTTCGACATTTTTAATGAAGAGGACTATTTCTTACATGACAAAACTGTTGAAGGCGAGTTTGTTGAAAAACAAATTATTAACCATCCGATTATTGAGAAAACTATTTTTGAACACGTCACATTTAGTGAATGTGATTTTGATAAGTTGGAATTGACTGACGTTATCTTCAAAGGTTGTGATTTGTCGAATTGCCTTTTAACTAAAGCCAGTTTATATCGCGTTGAATTCCAAAATTGTAAGATGATTGGCGTTAATCTGGATAAATCCTACTTTAATAATGTTTTGTTCAAAAATTGTTTGATGGACTTGGGTAATATTAATCAAGCAAATTTGAAGGAAACTAGTTTTGAATCAAGCAGTCTGAAAGATATGAGTTTTAATGAAAATAAGTTGAAGCAAGTATTTTTTGACGATTGTGACTTAAATAAAATGACGATTCTCAGTACCAAATTAAAAGGGATGGACTTCAGTAGTTGCCGCTTTGAAACCATCGATATTGAAGAGTCTGGGATTAAAGGTCTCAAGGTTAACGCTGAACAAGCAACCTTTTTAGCCAGATATTTCTTAGGAATCAAGGTATCTTATTGA
- a CDS encoding ASCH domain-containing protein, translating into MHLNHQPFMAIKNGTKTIEVRLNDEKRSKLQVGEEIRFTDLKTNETVVTEILGLERFASFKDLFRKYSGVIIGSPEDESIAELDQENQEIYSREMEEKYGALAIKIKLVN; encoded by the coding sequence ATGCATTTGAATCACCAGCCATTTATGGCAATTAAGAATGGAACGAAGACGATTGAAGTTAGATTGAATGATGAGAAGAGATCAAAGTTACAAGTTGGTGAAGAGATTCGCTTTACTGATTTGAAAACTAACGAAACAGTTGTGACGGAAATTCTCGGATTGGAACGATTCGCTAGTTTTAAGGATTTGTTCCGAAAATATTCTGGTGTAATTATTGGTAGTCCTGAGGATGAATCGATTGCTGAGCTGGATCAAGAGAATCAGGAGATTTATTCACGAGAAATGGAAGAAAAGTATGGAGCATTAGCAATTAAGATTAAGTTGGTCAATTAA
- a CDS encoding GtrA family protein — protein sequence MNKKTDLNEESPLTKVIDDVSEGINDAGTVFNSEETPEIEDSTSKEAVRYLLWGLLSVVVNFGTFFILYHAMHLNYQFANIVAWFLGVQVGFWVDRIIVFRHKSNTAFREMLAFYGTRILTFLIETATLWVGISVLSANGTGSKIVGQILAIVGNYVLSKFFIFKNKK from the coding sequence ATGAACAAGAAAACAGATCTTAACGAAGAAAGTCCATTAACAAAAGTTATTGATGATGTTTCAGAGGGTATTAATGATGCTGGAACTGTTTTCAATTCTGAAGAAACACCAGAAATTGAAGATAGCACTAGTAAAGAAGCGGTCCGTTATTTACTTTGGGGATTACTTTCAGTTGTTGTAAACTTTGGAACATTCTTCATTTTGTACCACGCAATGCACCTCAATTATCAGTTTGCCAATATCGTCGCTTGGTTCCTCGGCGTACAAGTCGGATTCTGGGTTGACCGAATTATCGTCTTCCGCCACAAATCCAACACTGCATTTAGAGAAATGTTAGCCTTTTACGGTACAAGAATCTTAACATTCTTAATAGAAACAGCCACACTATGGGTCGGAATTTCCGTACTAAGCGCCAATGGTACAGGTTCAAAGATTGTGGGACAGATTTTGGCAATTGTTGGTAATTATGTATTGTCGAAGTTCTTTATATTTAAGAATAAAAAGTAG